In Triticum urartu cultivar G1812 unplaced genomic scaffold, Tu2.1 TuUngrouped_contig_6079, whole genome shotgun sequence, the genomic window TGCATCGGTCGCGCCGGAAACCTGCCCGCCAAGCGATGGATCCATTCCAGTAAAGGATACTTTCTGCTCTGCTTTCAGCTCTTTGCGAGAGAATGCCACTTGGTTCTGGTATGCACCACCCTCCAGGACATTGTAGGAGAACATAATTACAAAGACAAGTAGTAGGAGAACGGTATGTCTCTTCACCATTTTCTTCGCTGAATGAATTGACACAGATTTTATATGAATATAATATATGTACATGTAATGAAGCTAGAATTCAATGAGAATTTTAAATTTCGTAAGTGATACTAGGTATGCTACAATACTAGATAGGGTAGAAGGAGAAAATAAAAGGGATTTTAAACCTTCATGATCAGATTATACGTGTGCACATAGTGGTGTAAGAGATTACATATATATACAACAAAGAGATTAACAGGAGTGCAGGCGGATGAACTGCTTAGTTGTTGTGAAATAATTCTCAATTTGGATAACTGATACAACATAGATGTTTTATTAGAGTAATCTGAGGCACATAGTTGATCTACTGAGAACCAAGCAAAGACACCAAGATTTGTTAATGAGGACCACCGAGCTCGGCTACATTCGTGGGGCATGACTTCGGGCGCTCCTCCCGGTGACACCGCTAAAATATTGCAAACTGACCACCTATGCGCATGTGCTATTATATTGGCATATGTTACATTGTGTGTCTACCCTCACATTGTATAACAGGTCTAGGATATAAGTGTCCTATTTGAACAAGACTCCATGCCCTGCCTACATATAGTACAACTCCATCACCAACTGTAACATACCTTGTACAAAATATTTGGGACAACTCTAATAAGATTTTCAAAAttattttttaaaatattttGTTCTGATCTAGCACCTAGCGGAGAAAACTtagacatattttcgagggcagTAACAAGTGAAATCGATCTCACAAAGGATCCGATAAGATCTAACAAAAGAAATTTGGGGCATGTTGGTTAGCAATATGGATCACACACGACAAATTGCTGTGCTCCATATTACTCCAAAACGGTATATCAAGCATTTTTAACCTGTGACAACTATTTGACATAAGGTGCTGGTGGGAATATTGTTAATAAATGCTATTTATTCAAAATCCCATGTGGTGACATACAATTGAGTACTCCcccgttcacaaatataagatgtttttgaTATTTCTATATGGACTATATACAAACTGAAATGCAAACACATTGATACGTGTCTATTTACATCCGATCCAGAAAAAAAAAGTTATAACATCTTATATTTTTTAAAGGAAGAAGTAGAATACATTGTCAGTTTCAAACATATTACCCTGCCATTGATTTACAAGTTGTTGATGCGCACAATTTTATGCAAAGTTATAAATACTTTCTCTAAGAGTTTTGGTGTGCACACGTGTATTACTTTGTTTCTAACCGGCAACATAATTATGTTTGTCTCACTGAATGGTTTTGACAATCAGAAGAATCTATATATTTGTAAATAGAATGTCTCATATCCTGACATACTGATAATGAATTATAAGGGATTGGTACACCACTTTATAGAGAACATGCATTTATATGGAATATGGGGAAAATATCATACAAACTTACATGGTTCAAGCATCTCCCTGATGGCAAGTATGTAATGCTCAAAACAACTAACGTgcctatatataggggaaagacTCAATGATATAACTTAAAAATAAAGATAAACATCTCTCATATTCGATAGTGGATGTCGAGCATGCGCAGCTTTTACATGACTAATAATCATAAACACAAGTTGTGTCATTTCCAACATGTCCGACTGAAGCTGAAGTGGAAAGCATAATTTGTGGCCAATATAACAACAAAGTGATCCAATGGTGCACTTACCGAAGAACCACTTTGGTTTGTCGGGGTTATCCCAAGATAGTTTATATTCCTTGTATGGTTTTACATTTCCCCGCACATATCTATATTTGAAAAGTAAATTGCATTTTACTATAACCCATATATGTTTGGTTAACTAAGTCTATCCAAAGGGATGGGGAAATGATCATCATGTTTTTGGCACACCTATATGCACTTATTTTGCATCACTCAAAAGGTAAAGGTTTTGTTGTTGTATTGAACAACTTTCAACTAAAAGTAGTTTCATTCTACAGCACTAGATATCATAGATATCATGATTTTTCTAACATAGTCCAGGTTCTTGTAATATATCGTCCTCAGTCATAGATCTTCACACCATTGTACACTATGATCTCTAAATTTAATGTTTCCTACAACCCACAAACCAAAACATAATTTAACACCAACACTAGATTATATCATATATGGAAATTTTGTACTAGATTATCATTCTAATTACTTGTGCATGCAAATTCAACCTACCAATCTCTAAAAAGAAAATAcataatctctctctctctctccctctctctctctctctcttgacaTAAGGTGCTGGTGGGAATATTGTTAATAAATGCTATTTATTCAAAATCCCATGTGGTGACATACAATTGAGTACTCCcccgttcacaaatataagatgtttttgaTATTTCTATATGGACTATATACAAACTGAAATGCAAACACATTGATACGTGTCTATTTACATCCGATCCAGAAAAAAAAAGTTATAACATCTTATATTTTTTAAAGGAAGAAGTAGAATACATTGTCAGTTTCAAACATATTACCCTGCCATTGATTTACAAGTTGTTGATGCGCACAATTTTATGCAAAGTTATAAATACTTTCTCTAAGAGTTTTGGTGTGCACACGTGTATTACTTTGTTTCTAACCGGCAACATAATTATGTTTGTCTCACTGAATGGTTTTGACAATCAGAAGAATCTATATATTTGTAAATAGAATGTCTCATATCCTGACATACTGATAATGAATTATAAGGGATTGGTACACCACTTTATAGAGAACATGCATTTATATGGAATATGGGGAAAATATCATACAAACTTACATGGTTCAAGCATCTCCCTGATGGCAAGTATGTAATGCTCAAAACAACTAACGTgcctatatataggggaaagacTCAATGATATAACTTAAAAATAAAGATAAACATCTCTCATATTCGATAGTGGATGTCGAGCATGCGCAGCTTTTACATGACTAATAATCATAAACACAAGTTGTGTCATTTCCAACATGTCCGACTGAAGCTGAAGTGGAAAGCATAATTTGTGGCCAATATAACAACAAAGTGATCCAATGGTGCACTTACCGAAGAACCACTTTGGTTTGTCGGGGTTATCCCAAGATAGTTTATATTCCTTGTATGGTTTTACATTTCCCCGCACATATCTATATTTGAAAAGTAAATTGCATTTTACTATAACCCATATATGTTTGGTTAACTAAGTCTATCCAAAGGGATGGGGAAATGATCATCATGTTTTTGGCACACCTATATGCACTTATTTTGCATCACTCAAAAGGTAAAGGTTTTGTTGTTGTATTGAACAACTTTCAACTAAAAGTAGTTTCATTCTACAGCACTAGATATCATAGATATCATGATTTTTCTAACATAGTCCAGGTTCTTGTAATATATCGTCCTCAGTCATAGATCTTCACACCATTGTACACTATGATCTCTAAATTTAATGTTTCCTACAACCCACAAACCAAAACATAATTTAACACCAACACTAGATTATATCATATATGGAAATTTTGTACTAGATTATCATTCTAATTACTTGTGCATGCAAATTCAACCTACCAATCTCTAAAAAGAAAATAcataatctctctctctctctccctctctctctctctctctctattgcATCCAATGACAAAGAGTATTACTCCCTCCTTTTCAGTTTATTAGGCTCGTCTAAATAACATAATTTCAGTTTGTAAGGGCCAATGCTATGGGAATAGGCTCCTTTTTTCTCCCAAAATGGAAGCATAATATTCGCCGCATCAATTAATTAGGCGGAAGAGAATTGACCAGTTAATTTAAGGAGAAGCGGGTGAAAATCGATTCCCCTTGCTTTTTTACTCTTCTTGTGGAACCAACAAATGCATGAAGGCGAGAGGGCAATGCATGCTCCACAATTATGTGGTCCAGCGATTAACTAGGCCCTCCTTGGTTAAATTAATTTTTTATATATGAATAacaaaccgaaaaggagggagtataaaTGTATTGAATGTTTACCATATACATACCCTAAAAATCTACCTGCTGCTGGCTAGCAGATCTATCTTAGGAAACTTTCATTATGGCAGTCCCAGTGCTCCACCTTGTAATATATCTTAGTTATGACACCTAATTCAAATCCTAATGTGTCACCCTATTTAATGAAGAAAAAATAGAGTTATCGTATCGTAATCAAGATATAGTTGTTAGCACCAAAATGAAGATAACTCCATCACAAAACACATTATATGAGAGCCATTTTAGATACAACAATAATATACAATGCATTGGAGGGGTTATATCTAAGTGCATATCACATGAATATGATATAGTCTAGGACATAATGCATAGAGAGTGGCCCATATATAGTTAGATAAATTGCCATACGCAATTATTACCTCTATCTGGGTTTATTAGGCCCCATTGTATTTTGGTCTAACTTTGACCATGTATttgaaatatatatatatatatatatatataaagtaTATCATATAAAAAGTGTATTGTAGGATTTGCAATTGAAACCGATTTTCTATGGTATAATTTTTGTGACATATACTTTACGCTTTATTAGTTGAATTCAtggtcaaactttggtcaaaATAAAAGAGGGCCTAATAAACCGGGACAAAGGGAGTAATTACAAACCGTATGGGGCGATGTATTGCATCAGATAGTTCAAAAACAAATAAATATATGTGATATATTTCATAAACCGTCTTTATATTTAGTAAATCTAGTTCAATGTATGGAAGAGAAAGGTGTGATAGCTCCCATGTGTCCCTATACTCTCTATTAACAGTAAAttcaaataaataaataaataaacttaAACTTTGCAACATCAAATATGCTCAAATGTATTAGGTGCTTGCAAATTTTGATAATGAAATATCATGTAGACAAAGGTGTACATATATCAATGCTAAAAGTGCTCAAAAGTTTGAGCACTGAAATCCTTTTTCTTGTGTAGAGCTCCTTGAATTTATTTTTCTTCATGAAAACTTGCAAGGACCTTCAAAGTTTGAGCATATTTGACGTCGCAAAGTTTCATATTCTTTTgattttgttttctatttttttgaattaaGTTTCATAGAGTGTAGGGACAAGCGGAGTTGAAAAACTAATCTTATATATGGAATTGTTGATCATCACAGCTGGATCATGATACAAAGACAATACATTTTTCAAAGCCGTATCTAATGGCGATTAATTATCAGGGAGTGGTTCACTGTACATGTAGTCTAAGATGACTGCTTTGTATTAAAATATTACTTGCTccgatccaaaataagtgtcgtaATTTTGAACTAAGGTTAGTTCACCTTACTTCAAAACTGCGACACTTATTATGGATCTGAGGTAGTAGTTTTAAAGGTGGATAAAAATCATTTTCCTTGCTACTGCTTTGTTCATCTTGTTGAAGTGCATGTACTACCAGGCTCAGCTCACCTGTCATGAGGGTAGGAAACAACACCAACTATGCTTGTCAGCATGTCAAGTTCCCTTTCCTGCCTGGTTTGGACTAAGTACGCACATCCCTAGCTAGCTCTATATCAGGATAGCTGGCCACTAATTAATTCCCACCGTAGCTAGAAAAACCATACCCGATGAGACAAAATCATGACTGATTAACCGTAAAAATCATATATTATTGACAGAAAAGGCTTCAgctactatatatatatattaatttgtctaatagtttttgaagttGGTTTACTTGTAGAATGACAAAGAATCGCATGGAACATATAAATAGTTGCCATTACCATGGACCATGAGCTTGATTTATTCTGCATTTTAGTACACTACTACCTTGTACAATATTAGTAGAGTAGTAAATAGCTTGACACTCCAACACACCATCCAGGTCTGACAAGCAGTTACATTACACACATAACAAAGAACTACATCTTAGTGTAGAAATCATCAAGTTGATAATTAATTCATCCATGGATATCTAGTTTCTGCCCATGGTCCTCTTTCTTAGTTCATCATTATGGTCTGTTATAAGGTGGTGGTTTGTGGTTAATCCCACGAAAATCTTTCACAGAGACATCATGATGGGAATCTGCGGTAGTTGTAGTTTCAACATTTGCTATTTCAGCATTATTGCTCACACCTCCTGCATTCCTTGCACCAAGAACCTGCCCACCAAGCGATGGAATCATCCTACTAAAGGATGCTTTTTGTTCTGTATTCATCACATTGCGAGAGAATGCAACTTGGCTCTGGTGTGCAACGCCCTCCAAGACACTGTATGATAACACAATTGCAAGGACAAGTAGTAGCACAATAGTGCTTCTCTTCGCCATTTCCCCACTGGATGAGTTGACACATTTTTGTCAAAATTGTCTGATATGTGCATGCAATTAAGCTAGAAAACAAGGTAGTAATTTCGTGAATATGAGATATATAGGTATATGTGACAAGAATATTGACAACAGAAAATCAAACGGAAAGGTTGAAGATCACAAGCATTTATAGACTTTAAGATGAGATTATATGTATCTATAGAGGTGTAAGATACTATAACTAAGAATTTACTAAGAGTGTAAATGAATGAATTTCTTATTTGTTGGTTAGTCATGCATTAATTTGGAGATTATATAGATATAATGAAGTGGTTTTCAAAATTATCTCCTGGAAGATTTGTTTCTGCATTCTAGAACTCTAAGGGACTAAAGATCCTATATGATCGAACAAGATAAATTTCAAGCATCTTTATTGGCATTAAATTGTGCAAGTTTCTAGTAGTTTCTCGTTTATTATTCAGAAGCAATAGATCAAACATTTTGAATACAATGATAAATATTGAACCTAAGGTGCTAGTGGAGATATTATTAATTGATTCTATCTATTAGAAGGCCATGTGCTGACACACAATTAAGTAAAACACATGGTCAATTTTCAAAGATATTACTCTGGCCATTGGTCATAGTTATAAGCAAAAATATCTCTCACAACTACTTATTTTTGCGAACACACATGTATTAGTTTGTTTTTAATCTGACAATGCACTTTTTTCTCATTGGGAATCACAAGATTCCAATGTTGGAACTTACTAAAAATGAATTCTAATTTATTATATCACACAAATACTATAAAGCACACACAGTAAATCAAATATGGGAAAATATTATGACAACTTACATGTTTCAAGCAACTCCCTGCTGGCAAGTATGTAACACTCGGTGCAGTTAACATAcctatatataggaggaaggctCAAGGTAGAAATTGACAAAAAAAATATAACCATCTCTTCTATAGGATAATGGATGTCCGGCACGCGCAACTTTTACATGAATCGTAATCATAGACAAAAATCAAATTATCTTTGACATTTCAGCGGAAGATGAAGTAGAACGCATAACTTGTAACCGATATAACAAGAAAGGCGTACAATTGCGCTCTTACGGAACAACCACCTCAGTTTGTCGGGATTATCCGAAGATATTGTTTATTCCTTGTATATCTCTTCATTTTCCTGCACATAGTTATATGTGAAAATTAAATTGCTTTTTACTCTTAAACCATATATGGTTGGTTAATTAAGTCTATTTTCCAAAAGGATTGGCAACTGGTTATGATGGTTGTAGCACACCTAGATATACTTATTCGTCGTTACTCAAAAAGCGAAAGCATTTCTTGTTGTCTTGAAGACCTTTCAGAAGATAAGTAGTCTCATTGTACACCACTGTCTAGTTTCTGGGAATATATTACCATCGGTCATAGATCTTTACTTTCCCCTTATGAAGTATAGCATATATAACATCATGATCCCTAAATTTAACAATTTGTACATCCCGTAAAGTTACTTGAACACTACTTGTGCATGTAAATTCAATCTTCTAATCTATGAAAGGAAAAAATCCAACCTTTAACATATGCACATATTATGTGGCGTCCGGTAATGAAGAATAAAGTGTAGCTAGCTTAGAGTGATAAATGCTTACCCTAAAACCCTACTCGAGGCGAACTATCAGATCTATCTCTTGAACCTCCATTATATATCCAGAGAAATTACCATAGGTGGTTCATTTACGAACTGTATGCGATCATATACTGCCTCAGACAGttcagcacacacacacacacacacacacacacacacattgatAGGACGTCTTTAATTTTTAGTACACCTGGTTTGGTTTACGGAGATCATCACAGGTAGTTCATGATGCAATGATGACACAATTGGCACAGTCGTCTCTGATGGCGATTACCAGTGAGGGGTACACCGAATATATACATGGTCTAAGATGAGCGATCCAGGATGGTTTCTCTCTATTAGTGGTGTTAGCTATGCAGAGGTAGGCCGGATGATTTTCCTAGCTACGTGCCGCTTTGTTTATCTTGTTGAAGGACTACCAGGCTGAGTGTCACCAACCATGAAGGTAGCAAACAACATCAACAATTCTTGTCAGCTTGTGAAGTGTCCGAATTGATTTGGATGAAGGCACGCGCATCACTAATTCTCGCTAGCCACTAAGTGCTGCCAGCTAGAAAGGTCATATAGCTGATGAGACAGAATCATCTCTCCAATAACGCTATCCCCAGCCTATAACATTTCTTTCAGTCCAGCAATTGCCGTTATGCTTCATAGCCAGGTAGACCTTATCATTCAGTATATATTGGTTGGCACTTAGTGCTCATGTTTTCCAGCGAACACTATCTTATATTGCAAGAAATATGTTGGTGTGCATGTGACTTTCACAAACATACATAGCCCATTTCTATGCGGCTAGCAAAAAGTAATTATTTCTTATGGGAAATATTCCTCCTGAAGAAAGATCAGCCGTTGCCTCTAGTCCATCTAGTCCAGTCCACTAGTCTGATATCATGATTCGCTAGCATATCTAGAACGATCATGATCCCTCCATGAATATAATTAATATGCCTTGCAATGTACTTTGCTTACAAAGCATCTTCTGTTGGTACTGCTCACGGTTTTGTAGGAAAGCTATCAGTGTATTACTTAATAAATACCATCATTGGTTCGAAAAACTGTACAAAATAGTGTGGAGACCCTCAGGTTGCGatgatatttttttattttttgcaaaTAGGTTGCGATCGATATCAATAGAAAAGCAGGTGTATAGATAACTTTGATTCAAAAGCACAGTGGATATACTCTTATGCCAGTCTCCTTTTTTTTGAGAAAACTGCCGATGTATTCGTCATGCCATGGCAGTACAAAGAATAAAGAAATTATAGAAATTGCATCCATGTCCGTAGACCACCTACCGACGACTACAAGTACTAGGgtgagccgaaggcgcgccgccgtcatcgcccgTCCCTCGCCGTAGTGACCAAAGTTGTTGTAGTAGACAacgggaagtcgtcgtgctaagatCCCATAGAACCATCGCACAAAAATACTAACCATCATCGATGAAGAGAAGTATAGATCAAAAGGATCCAACCTATAGACACACAAACGAAGAATTCACCCGATTAATCAGTTAACATGCCAGTTAATCGCTACTCATAGCATGGCCTAATTGAATAACACCTATTTGTCGCCTTAACTTGTTAGGCCGATTAATTGGCCAGTTAAACCGATTAATCAGTTTTCATGCCAATTAATCCCTGCTGGCCCATTAACGGGTGGGCAAACAAAGACTAAATTTTTGGCCCATAACCCCTTCCGGCCCCATGACGCTCCTTAATAGATAGGACTAATAATTTTACCTCCTCTCTATACTTTTCATATGTGTATGGCAGCATATTTTGGTATACTACATAGCTGGGAGCATGAGAGTATGGTATAATACATTAAAAAATCTAGATATATGTTGGCAAGTTTCTATTCAATCTACTGATTAATGGTCGACCAATTAATCCAGTTAATAGGCCGATTCACCGATTAATCGCTACTCCTAAACtgaccgagcagctaccagttaacgatttcttAAACATTGACGAAGACAGAAACACTGGACTAAGCAGATTCATCGAAGACCCGTACCGACCTCCCGCGAGATCCGTCGGAAACACACCTTCACACGCCCTCCGACGACGCTAGACGCATCATCAGAGTAGGGGCTAGGTGGAGAGAatcttattccatcttcagggagtcACCACCGGCTCGTCCTCATGGCTTTAAAATGTTCGTGGGTCAATTTTTTAATTATATCATCTCATTGCAAAATTTATCACATAGTCAAATCCATTTTATATCATGCGAATCGTTTTAATTGGTTCTTTAAATTTAATGAAGTTTTTAAAATGTGTTCTTTTTATGAGAAATTTCAAGAAATGTATCTACTTTAATGGCCCACACTAACTACGGTCCATTTAAGGTTTACATGCGAGTTGACCAATAAGTGGCTATAGTAGGTGCGAGATGCGGAATCCTATTTCACGCGTAAAGCCGGGGTAACAAGCAAGTACATACCCCCGGCACGGTCGTGCGCTGCCTCAACGGTTGTTTGATCTTGATTTTCTTTTCTTTGCTCCCCATGTTCATTTTTGTCGATTTCTcattattttccttttttttcctttttttcattTCACATATATTTCCTATTTTagtttttctcttttttgttaggcgggttgtttttcttttcttttttttgtgtGGTATTGTTTCATATACTTCTTTCCCGCAAAAAAAAGTATTGTTTCATATATTTAACAAATAAATGATATCTATATAaaaattatgaacatttttataaacTTATGAAGGTTTTTAAATCTATGGACTATTTTAATTTATTATTTTTAAAATTCTATTGCCATTTTAATATAATCTATGAGCATTCAAtaaatttttgaaaaaaattaaatCAATGTTTTTGAATAAAAAGtgtgaacaatttttaaaattcAGGAATAATTTTTAAAGTCCTGAACATTTTATGAAATCATGAGCATTTCTTAAGCTTCTAAAATTTCCTTAAACTCATAAGTAGTTTTTAAATTCATGGAATGTTTTTAAATTAGTGATCATTTGAAAGTTTCTGAGTATTTTTAAAAATGTATGATATTTCTAAAATTGATGACTATTTTCCTAAAATTCTTGAAACATTTTCAAATGTCTGAAAAACATCTTTTATTCTTGAGAGAATTTTAATAAATTTATGAAATGTTTTTTAATCTTTCAAATAGGGAAAAAATCATCTTTTTAATTATTTCTAGAAAAATTGAAAAACCAGCTCGAAAGCCGAGTGTGGCGTGCTTCGTGCACTGTAATGTTCCGGTACATGGCCTACCAAAGAAAACCCCCCGAGAGATGGGCCCAGCCCATGTACAGCCCTAGTTAGCTTATTCCGAGGAAAACTGGTGATTGCGTTGGTGTTGCGCGTTTGCTAGCTATCCAACGCATAAAACTCTCGTGTGACATGGGGGCACCCATCAAAGTACAAAAAGGGTACCTAAAAAAATCAAAGTGCACAAATTTGCATCATCTTTGGCCTAAATTGTCTCTTGTTAATTTTAGTTGAAATTACCAAACTATTATGGCGTATAAAGACGAGTTCAAAGTCCTTTCAAAAGGCGCTAAATTGAACGCTACAACCAAATTCATTTTTCTATGCGCAAAATAACTAAATATCTgtatatacatatacatatattCACTTTCTCTTTTTGTGGAAAAAATCTACCAGAATATGAGTTGGCATCAAATCCAATTATAACGAATCAAACTCAATTCTCTGACCCAGCATTTGGAAGGCCGAATGGGTAAATGGGCCAGTATGACAGCGAGACTGACACTGCCCCAACAAAAAAAAAACGCTTCTTCGGCCCCTCTGTTCCAGCGGCCGCCCATGTCCATCCGTCCTTCGCCGTCGCCGCCGGTGGTTTCCGGGGGAGGCGGGGGGGCTGCGGGCCTCTTAGATCGCCACTCTCATCCAGGTGAGTGTCCCACCTACATCGCCGGTCCCCAGACCTCTCTTCCTGTAACCCAATGATGAAATGCCGTTGCTTACTCTGCGGTTGCCACCGATTTATCCTCGCTAGCTGAACTTCAGCATATGACCCGCCCTTGTTCCCTGCGATTAACTCAACTCATCTTTTCTCGGTACTGATTGTTGTTCTCGTTGTGGTTT contains:
- the LOC125530112 gene encoding uncharacterized protein LOC125530112 isoform X1; this encodes MLEPSKKMVKRHTVLLLLVFVIMFSYNVLEGGAYQNQVAFSRKELKAEQKVSFTGMDPSLGGQVSGATDAGGASNNAEISNAKTTAATESHRDVSWDQFRGIIIHTHQVKKP